The segment CAGGCGAGTTCGACATTCGGAGCGGATCGATTTCCGAAGCGGGCCACTGCGACGTGCTTTCGACGGTGACGCCGGTCGAGGACCCGATCGTCGGGGTCGACGACGTCGGCGAGTCCACCCACGTCAACGCCATCGGAGCCGACGCCGCGGGGAAACACGAACTGAGCGACGAGCTCCTCGAGTCGGCGACGGTCGTCATCGACGACCACGAGCAGTGTACCCACTCCGGAGAGATCAACGTCCCCTACGCCGCGGGCGTCCTGACGGATGCGGACATCCACGCCGAAATCGGCGAAATAGTCACCGGCGCAGTATCGGGGCGGACGGACGAAACAGGTGTGACCGTCTTCGACTCCACCGGCCTCGCGATTCAGGACGTCGCGGCGGCCCGCGTCGTCTACGAGAACGCGCTCGAAGACGAGGACGGGTACGAGTTCGGCATGATCGACGCCTGATCGGCAGACGGGATCAGTCGTCGGCGCGTTGGATCAGTCGTCCGCGTCGGTCGCGCTCGAGCGGTCGTCGGTCGCGGCGGTTCCGACGGCCGTCTCGCGCAGGTCCGCTTCGATCTCCTCGAGCGATCGGCCCTTCGTTTCGGGGACGAGCTGGTAACAGAACACGAGCGCGAGCGCCGAGAACGCGCCGTAGAGCCAGAACGTGCCGGACTGGCCGAAGACATCGACCAGCCGAAGGAAGGTCAGCGAGACGATCAGGTTACCGGCCCAGTTGACGACCGTGACCACGCCCATCGCGGTCCCGCGGACCTCCATCGGGTAGATCTCGGAGATCATCAGCCAGAACACCGGTCCGAGACCGATCGCGAAGAAGGCGACGTACAGCATCAGGCTGCCCGTCGCGACCCAGCCGACGATACCGGAGAGCCCGGGCAGGTAGAACACGGCGCCGAGCACCGCGAGCATCAGCGTCATGCCGCCCAGACCGGTCAACAGCAGCGGCCGACGGCCGGTCCGGTCGATCAACAGGACCGCGACGACGGTCATGACGACGTTGATCGCACCGATTCCGACGGTGGCGAGGATCGACGCGGTATCGGCGAAGCCGGTCGACTCGAGGATCGTCGGCGCGTAGTACATCACCGTGTTGATGCCGGTGATCTGCTGGAACGCCGCCAGCCCGACGCCGACGATCAACATCGGTCGAACCCACGCCTTGAGCAGGTCCCGAAGGGTGCCGGATTCGGTCTGGATCGTCTGTTTGATCTCCTCGAGTTCCTCACCGACCCGCCCTTCGGGCCGCGTCCGAGAAAGTACGTCGCGCGCGTCCGATTCGCGGCCCTGTTCGTAGAGCCAGCGCGGACTCGCGGGCATAAAGAGCATGCCGAGGAACAGGATAGCTGCGGGAAGCATGCCGATACCGAGCATCCAGCGCCACTCGCCGCCGTTGGCGAAGGCGTAGTTCACCAGATACGCGATGAGGATCCCGCTCGTGATCGTTAACTGGTTGAGCGAGACCAGCGAGCCGCGGATCTTCGGTGGCGATATCTCGGAGATGTACAGCGGCCCGACGACGGACGCGAAGCCGACGCCGAGTCCGTCGACGATCCGGCCGAGGATGAGCACCTCGACGTTCGGGGCGACCGCCATGATGAGCGAGCCGATGAAGAAGACGACCGCGCCGACGAGGATCAGCCGGCGGCGACCGAGCCGATCGGCGAGGCGGCCGCCGAGTGCGGCCCCGAAAATCGCGCCGATCATCGCGCCGCTTACGATCACTCCTTCGACGAGGGAGGGGTCGATCGCGTACCCCATGATCGCCGTCAGGTCGAACGTGTCTCGGATGTAGAGCATCGCGCCGGAGATGACGCCGGTGTCGAATCCGAACAGTAAGCCGTTGAGGGCCGCAAGGCCCGCGACGACGTACACGAAC is part of the Halostagnicola kamekurae genome and harbors:
- a CDS encoding sugar porter family MFS transporter, whose protein sequence is MSATQTGTTTGDRNSFVYVVAGLAALNGLLFGFDTGVISGAMLYIRDTFDLTAIMGYAIDPSLVEGVIVSGAMIGAIFGAALGGRLADRLGRRRLILVGAVVFFIGSLIMAVAPNVEVLILGRIVDGLGVGFASVVGPLYISEISPPKIRGSLVSLNQLTITSGILIAYLVNYAFANGGEWRWMLGIGMLPAAILFLGMLFMPASPRWLYEQGRESDARDVLSRTRPEGRVGEELEEIKQTIQTESGTLRDLLKAWVRPMLIVGVGLAAFQQITGINTVMYYAPTILESTGFADTASILATVGIGAINVVMTVVAVLLIDRTGRRPLLLTGLGGMTLMLAVLGAVFYLPGLSGIVGWVATGSLMLYVAFFAIGLGPVFWLMISEIYPMEVRGTAMGVVTVVNWAGNLIVSLTFLRLVDVFGQSGTFWLYGAFSALALVFCYQLVPETKGRSLEEIEADLRETAVGTAATDDRSSATDADD